A window of Mastomys coucha isolate ucsf_1 unplaced genomic scaffold, UCSF_Mcou_1 pScaffold1, whole genome shotgun sequence genomic DNA:
GGGTGGACTGGGAGTTGAGGAGACTGGAATGGGATGTGGCAGAGGAGGGGAGATGTGGTTGAAAGAATTTTAGGAGAATCAGCTAGAAGTGAAGGGCATTTGAGGGGTGGTATAGAAAACTACTGCAGTGGAAACTTCTTAAGCTATGTGAAGATGATCCTAttgaagtctccaaataatgaaCAAGATGGAGTACACGCTTCAAGGTTGCAACCTGAGTTTTTACTGACCTTCAGCCTACCTTATAATGAGACCTTTGGTTCAATTTTCCACAACTTGAGCTCTTTgcctgctggagagaagattctcttgcAGGGCACATTACCAACCTTTAGACTGTTCATGTGCGTCTGGAGCTGGTCAATGTTATGAATAAGTTCATTCTTGTCTTTCACTGTATTCTCAGATGCTTAGAAGTTGGTTAATTTTATAAGAGAGCTCATTCCTATCCTGTGTCAATTTATCCAGAGATGCTAAGAGAAACCCACCAGTACCTTCAGCTTCCTCCTTTTTCCACAAGCTGTCAAAAGTTTTATACACAGAGTCATCAAATCCATTGCCACTCACAATTGGTGAATTAGAATAATCAAATGTATTTGTCCCCTTCCATTCATAAATAATTAATGCCATGGTCATTTAGTACACTCTTAACTCCCAGAAGAGGCTTCAAGAACTGGAGAGCCTTAAGAACTTGTAGGTGTTGGCTAATTGGAAAATTCCAGATACTTATAAGATTGATTCTCATACTTCACTCACTCAAGAACCACTTCTGGTTCCAAaaatttgtattagtcagggttctctgaaCTCTACAGTCTAGAAAAACAAAGCTTATGAAATGAATCTCTCTGTGTGGCAAGAGGATATATTATAATGACTCACAGACCGTTGTCCAGTCAAACACATAATGGCTGGCTATGAATCTAAAAGTTCCTCAATCCACAAGGCTGGCTGTGTCAGCTGCTGTTCAGTAGACACTGGAAtctcaaagaagtaggctctaatgccagtgggggaatggacttgccagcaagGTGAGAGAAAGCAGTCATAAAGCAAAAGCTTCcgtcttccatgtccttatataggcttccagcagaatgAATGGCCCAGATGAAAGGTGTGTCTTTCCACCTGAAGATCAGGTTTAGAAGTGGATCAtcccacttcaaattaagcaaaaagtCCCTCACTGCTGTACCCTCCATTTTTGGATTCTATTTAATTCCAAATGTAGGCGGGTTGACAAACAAGAATAGCAAATACAGAGTggaattctctgtctgtcttagtcGGTATTTTATGAAGAGGTACCACTAACAGGCCAACTctaggaaaagaaagcatttaatttgaggtttgcttacagtttcagaggtccagtTCATTATATTCATGGCAGTGAGCATGATAGCAGGCATCTGGCTGGAGCAATAACTGAGAGCTGCATCCTGCTCtgcaggtcaagaagcagagagaaattctGGACTTACTctgggctttttgaaacctcaaagcccacctccagtgacacatttcctcttacacagccatacctcctaattctaATTGTTTTCCACAGTTCTACTTCCTGGTGACTAACCATTCAAACAGGAGCCTGTAGGAGCCattttaattcaaaccaccacatctctGATGCTTATAATTTATAGATTAagtctcttttggtttttgaatgGTTTTAGTggatatcccaggctggccttaaattcataaTCTTTCTGCATCACTCTCCTAAATGCACGGATTATTGGCATCCATTCTCATGCCTAAATGAAACAACTCCCTTACTGAGGCAAAGTTGTTTTTTACAGATACTGGATCAGTATAAGATTTtctctaagccaggcagtggtggtgcacgcctttaagccctgcatgtgggaggcagagccaggtggatttctgagttcaaggccagcctggactacagagtaagttccaggacagccagggctacacagagaaaccctgtctggggaaaaaaaagattttgctCTATATTCACAGTGTAATGGCTATAAGCATGATACACACTTCAGTTTCACCTGTTTTAGAAACCCTCCCTCCATTGCTTTCACAAGTGTAGAGCATCGatgaacaaaagaataaatcCAGCCCAAAGTTACAACATCTCCAAATGTATGCAATGTAAGAACTTATGCCATGATGAGGTTCCCCTCTCTACTCCTTTTGGCTcgtcccttctcctcccctccagatccactccttttttgtctcaggatatattgtatgaaaaaataatctATCTTCACTAAAAGGGAAAGATGAAAAAATAGATATGTGTAtaagaatgtgtatatgtgtatgtataacaacaattaatgggAAAAGGGCCATAAGTTTGAAAAAGGAAGCCTGTGTGGGAGAGtttggaggaaaagaaggaggaaatgatataattatattataatctcagcaAAGAAAAAAGCCCTTGATTACTTAATGTgactgacagaaaaataaataaatataggaaaaccacttttaaaaaacCAGCCTTCTAGTATGGCTAATTTAAAGATCCATAGTGTTGAAAGTATGTACTCACACATTATTACAAAGCAAggatgcaatatatatatatatatatatttatatatacatacatatatatatatatatatatatatatatactgtaagCACCATggactataataaaatataaaaataattttaatataatttatttgttgTCATGACTTATTTAATGTTGTGTTTAACATCTATTACACAAGTTTCTGTAAGCTAACAACTGATTCTCTCAAGCTTTTCTATGCTGGTTTCAGCTCACTGTAGGCTCATATGTTTTTCCCTTTAGGTCggcttaaaaaaccaaaaattacacAGAGTTTGTTGCCATCTTTTAACAATACCTGTAATGTCACACTGACATGctctgtggagaaagaagaaaagaatgtgatATACAGTTGGAGTCCCTCTGGAGAAAAAAGCAATGTCCTTCATATCTTCCAATCCCCCATGGACCAAAAACTGACTTACACGTGTACAGCCTGGAACCCTGTTAGCAACAATTCTGACTCTGTCACCATCCAGCAGCCATGTACAGGTAAccagctccttccctccctgctggAAAGCCTCAGAAATCACTCTGAGCGCTCCAAGGCTTAACCTTTGGCTAATCTGCACATGGACATGCCTCCTTTATAGTGTGACTAGCCCTGGGTGTCTTCACCCAGGCAGCCTCCTGGGGGAAAGACTAAAGCCTTCCTCTATGAAGCCTTAAGCATTCCCAGGCATTTTTGAGGAGCTCCTGCTTGACTCTTTGATTCAGATAGTAAATTGAAGAGCTTTGGCACTCTCCAAAGGGCATCCCATTCTGACAGTGGCCCTGAGTGTGGGCACAGGTGCACAGAATCATGGGCCTGTGTCCTGATAACCAATACTCAGTACAGTTTCTATTTCCAGACCCTCCAAGCTTCCATCCTCACCATGCTGTGTTGCCAGGGAGACTGGCCGTGCTCTTTCTGTATATTCTCATTCTGGTGTTGGCACTTCTGTACCATTTGTGCAAGCGAAGGAGAGACAGGATTATTCTGGAAGGTAAAGTATAAGaatgtgtcttctttcttctaagaAATTAGGTTATTTATTAACCCAGAGTGGAGTGGAGAGTACCATTTTGGGAACTATGGTGGCAGACCAAAGGAACCAAGGTAAAAGTATTTACCAGTCTAgaacaaatgcaaaaaaataattattaataaagaaaaatgctacAATATAAAGAGATATGCAGCAGGCAGTCTTTGAGAGAGACTATCCCATGAAAAATAAGAGTTCTTTTCTAACAATTAAAGGAAATTATTTGATCTTATCTTCCATGACATTTGTATGTGGTCCATATCTGGGCATTTCATTATCTTTTTCAGTAGTAAATTCAACAGTGTGAGCCATCTTTCTTGGTACCAGACATTTGaactaataataatatattattagcCACAGGGGTCAAGCCCCAAGTGGTCAGGATCTAATTGTTTAAGGGTAAGAATTTATGTATTTGAGGAAGGGAACTTTTTGTctctatatttttacatattaattttatttttaataaaaaattacacatatgcacaccaccACGTGCCTGAAATGACCAGAAAAATGCATCAGATACCCTGAAGCTAGAGTTTCAGGTAGTTGTGTCACCCAATGTGGGTACTGAGGACCACACTCACGTCCTCTGGTAGATGAGGAGGTCTTGagcagctgagctatctctctgcttctgtgattACCTCTCACCATACAAGTCAACAAACTCAAATAATTGACTAGAaaagaagttctctctctctctctcttctagaCATTCTTCAGAGCTGACATACTGGTTGAGATTTCTGATCGGTCATATGGCCGTACAACCATAtgtcatggggaaaaaaaatggggGTCTAATGTAGTATTTtagagaaggaaatgggaagaagtTAAAGGACAAATTCATCACCCATTGACTGAGAAGTTCTCATTGTGGAGTCATGTGCCAACCTTGATGGTAAATGGTTGATACTCCTGAGACAATACCTTATGGAGTTTAATGGCTTCTAATCTGAAGGATATCAATTATACCAAGAGCCTCAATAAACAAGGGTCAGAAAGAATGGGGGTTATGTTGGTAAGCTGTTCCAGGAGAGGTATTAGCTGGGA
This region includes:
- the LOC116069380 gene encoding SLAM family member 5-like → DLVIRDLRMEDAGTYKADINEKSRVKTISKIYHLHIYRRLKKPKITQSLLPSFNNTCNVTLTCSVEKEEKNVIYSWSPSGEKSNVLHIFQSPMDQKLTYTCTAWNPVSNNSDSVTIQQPCTDPPSFHPHHAVLPGRLAVLFLYILILVLALLYHLCKRRRDRIILEADDVSKKTVYAELFRDDRLTESRIYAELTQAKGKKYLGTPK